A portion of the Clostridium gelidum genome contains these proteins:
- a CDS encoding helix-turn-helix domain-containing protein, with protein MNLNNIIARNLNRLRTERQLSLSKLSEICGVSKVMLGQIERGESNPTINTIWKIATGIKIPYTLLIDEPIESDICIRKEDAKKQTAIDGKYRLYCYFTSHVNRNFELFTVELDPNSTYVSHSHGEKTQEYLIIYNGNLSLDIDGTKHILNVGDSIVFDSSKPHSYCNSSDEILKMTIINYYLL; from the coding sequence ATGAATTTAAATAATATTATTGCTAGAAATCTAAACAGATTAAGAACTGAAAGACAACTAAGTTTAAGTAAACTTTCTGAAATATGTGGTGTTAGCAAAGTTATGCTAGGACAAATTGAACGTGGAGAATCAAATCCAACTATTAATACAATATGGAAAATAGCTACTGGTATTAAAATTCCCTATACGCTCCTTATTGATGAACCAATAGAAAGTGATATTTGCATAAGAAAAGAAGATGCTAAAAAACAAACTGCTATTGATGGAAAGTATAGACTTTATTGTTATTTTACCAGTCATGTAAATAGGAATTTTGAACTTTTCACTGTAGAATTAGACCCTAATAGCACATATGTATCACATTCCCATGGTGAAAAAACTCAAGAATATCTCATTATTTATAACGGAAATTTATCATTAGATATTGATGGCACAAAACATATTTTAAACGTTGGGGATTCGATAGTTTTTGATTCTTCAAAGCCACATTCTTACTGCAATTCAAGTGATGAAATATTAAAAATGACTATAATTAATTATTACTTATTGTAA
- a CDS encoding AzlC family ABC transporter permease has protein sequence MEVEEMSKNSLEIKNKTSTYYFIQGVKDCIPTIFGYLSIGFACGILSKSCGLTFVEAVGMSIFVYAGSAQFIASSMILSNASIASIILSIFFINFRHLFMSAAMAPYFKENSLLKNLSIGVLLTDETFLVAAAEGFNRKKINYFWMMGLNIVAYINWIIATGIGVLLGSIIPDYKVFGLDFALIAMFIGLLISAIKDNIKLNKAIIIIITTIMVLIISIQIVSTSTGAIIAAVIGALIGVMIKE, from the coding sequence ATGGAAGTGGAAGAAATGTCAAAGAATTCTTTAGAAATAAAGAATAAAACAAGTACTTATTATTTTATACAAGGAGTAAAAGATTGTATACCGACTATATTTGGATATCTTAGCATAGGCTTCGCTTGTGGAATTTTATCAAAATCATGTGGATTAACATTTGTAGAAGCAGTAGGAATGAGTATTTTTGTTTATGCTGGATCAGCTCAATTTATTGCTTCAAGTATGATATTATCGAATGCATCTATAGCAAGTATAATATTGTCTATTTTCTTTATTAATTTTAGACATCTATTTATGAGTGCAGCAATGGCACCATATTTTAAAGAAAATTCACTTTTGAAAAATTTATCTATAGGGGTACTTTTGACAGATGAAACTTTTTTAGTAGCGGCAGCAGAAGGTTTTAATAGAAAGAAGATTAATTATTTTTGGATGATGGGTTTAAATATTGTTGCATATATAAACTGGATTATTGCCACCGGGATTGGAGTACTTCTTGGAAGTATTATACCCGATTATAAAGTTTTTGGATTAGATTTTGCTTTAATTGCCATGTTTATAGGATTATTAATTTCAGCTATTAAAGACAATATAAAATTAAATAAAGCGATTATAATAATTATTACAACTATTATGGTTTTAATTATAAGTATACAAATAGTATCGACTAGCACTGGAGCTATTATAGCAGCAGTTATTGGAGCATTAATTGGGGTGATGATTAAAGAATGA
- a CDS encoding AzlD domain-containing protein: MNLYIWSVIIGGCIVTMIPRVLPITILSKIKLNKNVEEFLTYIPLSILAALIAVELLTVDNKFSIQGNSLELLAAIPTVLVALKKNNLLLTVVVGIVSVAILRFVF, encoded by the coding sequence ATGAATCTTTATATATGGAGTGTTATTATAGGTGGATGCATTGTAACGATGATTCCAAGAGTATTACCTATAACTATATTATCAAAAATAAAATTAAATAAGAATGTTGAAGAATTTTTAACATACATACCTTTATCAATATTAGCGGCATTAATAGCAGTAGAACTTCTTACTGTTGACAATAAATTTTCAATTCAAGGTAATTCTTTAGAACTATTGGCAGCAATACCTACAGTATTAGTTGCTCTTAAAAAGAACAATTTATTATTAACAGTAGTTGTTGGAATAGTGTCAGTCGCAATTTTAAGATTTGTATTTTAA